A window of the Paralichthys olivaceus isolate ysfri-2021 chromosome 5, ASM2471397v2, whole genome shotgun sequence genome harbors these coding sequences:
- the dock6 gene encoding dedicator of cytokinesis protein 7 isoform X2 has product MTSTASERRAFAHKINRTVAAEVRKQVSRDYGSPQLSKKRGGAHQPLPLTEVVEPVDFEEYVSSHPPGVEPGPLRQLMEFPQDDMELLQLDKDCTTLEPPLPEEEDSLDPRVRDALAVYTDDWLVIQRKYQRYSTTYTPHNSERQRERQRGLVKQTFELDDAAATERHDDQDDAKRRSVSLDETPRGSWASSIFDLKNSSPDVLLPSVLERTAAEDMDHRNTEARLQGRHSDLLGLYPPPDEDEAVERCSVPEVPKEHCGQRIMVKCLSLKFEIEIEPIFGTLALYDVKEKKKISENFYFDLNSDQMKGLLKPHTPQIAISTLARSAIFSITYPSADIFLVIKLEKVLQQGDIGECCEPYMVMKESDSSKHKEKLDKLRLQAEQSCCRLGHFRMPFAWTAIHLLNIVSSVGGLDRSDPDSDSERKSHGTWNERKKKGFERMSIGDDTCNFATFRPATLTVTNFFKQEGDRLSDEDLYKFLADMRRPSSVLRRLRPVTAQLKIDISPAPDLPHYCLSPELLHVKPYPDLRVRPTKEVQEFPARYVYTPHTTYRNLLYIYPQSLNFSSRQGSVRNIAVKAQFMAGEDPSQALPVIFGKSSCAEFLKEAYTPVIYHNKSPEFYEEMKMKIPANLTDNHHLLFTFYHISCQPKQNTPLETPVGYTWIPLMQHGRLRTGSFSLPVSVEKPPPSYSVLTPDVQLPGMKWVDNHKGVFNVEVTAASSVHTQDPHLDKFFTLVYVLEEYSFPFRLKDVIINEANMEGELKASMAALRGALLDTCVRFLHQLLNKLIQLIVYPPVIAGQIVNLGRAAFEAMALLVNQMHKNLEGSQDQHGRNNLLVSYIHYCFRLPSAEPTLPPTGTQSYEMPMQYATLSRATARPSSLLLSRSKSISNSNPDLATTPVSPDEEVQRIIGSKGIDRSHSWVNSSYAPGGSRSVLRRNPNSSCELKQANDRTCNRMSAFLDSVALFSVPTRQITKKLLHEELALQWVVSTSTVREAALQQAWYFFQLMTKSMAHHLFLTSKLDIPRRQRFPDRFVDDIAALVCAISADIAGRYHKDVELVERLNSSLAFFLNDLLSLMDRGFVFNLIRSYYKQIANKLHTSQNPSSLNALRMDFTRIVCSHEHYVILNLPCSTLSPPASPSPSTSSTTSQSSAFSSVVQDQGVATMFELSVPFRQQHFLSGLLLTELSLILDPDGEGVFFLHKKAISAVHSLLCSHDADPRHSDPQVRAHVAQLYLPLIHIVMETLHQLHDFSDSSPARVRHAPAHADDADPDSSNTISQSVAMAIAGSPLPHAKSNAFAMPTVAGRQSSSLSAECSRTLLVCFLWVLKNADAALLERWVSDLSVLQINRLLDLLHLCVSCFEYKGKKALERINSLTFKKSQDMKARLEEAILGTIGARQEMVRRCRERSPYGSQENVRWRKNVTHWRQNTDRVDKTKAEMEQESVVDGNLATEVSLIVLDTLEIIVKTVVASELKESVLGGVLRVLLHSMAGNQSALFLQHCFTTQRALVFKFPEMLFEEDTELCADLCLRLLRHCSSSVGSVRSHASASLYLLMRQNFEIGNNFARVKMQVTMSLSSLVGTSQNFNEEHLRRSLKTILTYAEEDLELRDTPFPEQVQDLVFNLHMILTDTVKMKEHQQDPEMLIDLMYRIAKGYQNSPDLRLTWLQNMAGKHSERGNHAEAAHCLVHSAALVAEYLNMLEDCRYLPIGCVTFQNISSNVLEESAVSDDVLSPEEEGICAGKYFSESGLVGLLEQAAASFNMAAMYEAINEVYKILLPIHEANREFKKLATVHGKLQDAFNKVYNQSSGWERMFGTYFRVGFYGCRFGDLDEQEFVYKEPSITKLAEISHRLEEFYSERFGDEVAEIIKDSNPVDKTKLDPNKAYVQITYVEPYFDTYELKERITYFDKNYNLRTFMYCTPFTLDGRAHGDLHEQYKRKTILTTSHAFPYIKTRINVIHKEEIILVPMEVAIEDMQKKTQELAFATNQDPADSKMLQMVLQGCVGTTVNQGPLEVAQVFLSDIPNDPKLFRHHNKLRLCFKDFTKRCEDALRKNKALIGPDQKEYHRELERNYNKLKEALGPLINRKIPQLYRTLPAQSTQTQRNSYSRSSLR; this is encoded by the exons GACGGTTGCTGCAGAGGTCAGAAAACAAGTGTCCAGAGACTATGGCTCTCCTCAGCTCTCCAAAAAACGAGGCGGCGCGCACCAACCC TTGCCCCTGACAGAGGTGGTTGAGCCTGTGGACTTTGAGGAGTATGTGAGCAGCCATCCTCCTGGGGTGGAGCCTGGCCCCCTCAGACAGCTAATGGAGTTCCCACAGGATGACATGGAGCTCCTCCAGCTGGACAAAGACTGCACTACACTGGAGCCCCCACTGCCCGAAGAGGAGGA cTCCCTGGATCCCAGAGTGAGAGATGCCTTGGCAGTCTACACAGATGACTGGCTCGTCATTCAAAGAAA GTATCAGCGctacagcaccacatacacccCCCATAACTCTGAGcgacagagggagaggcagcGAGGGCTGGTTAAACAGACCTTTGAGCTTGACGATGCTGCTGCTACTGAGCGCCATGATGACCAG GATGACGCAAAGCGGCGGTCAGTTAGCCTTGATGAGACTCCTCGGGGAAGCTGGGCCTCCAGCATATTTGACCTGAAGAACTCTTCCCCAGACGTTCTCCTGCCATCTGTGCTGGAACGTACAGCTGCTGAGGACATGGACCATCGCAACACGGAGGCCCGCCTGCAGGGGCGCCACAGTGACCTGCTGGGCCTCTACCCACCCCCTGATGAG GATGAAGCAGTAGAGAGATGCTCTGTTCCTGAAGTGCCCAAGGAACATTGTGGCCAGAGGATCATGGTCAAGTGTCTGTCTCTGAA gTTTGAAATAGAAATTGAGCCAATATTTGGAACACTTGCCCTGTATGATgtcaaggaaaagaaaaag ATCTCTGAGAATTTCTACTTTGACCTGAACTCGGATCAGATGAAAGGGCTGCTTAAGCCCCACACACCTCAAATAGCCATATCCACGCTAGCCCGTTCTGCCATTTTCTCCATCACATATCCTTCTGCTGATATCTTCCTGGTCATCAAG CTGGAGAAAGTTCTTCAACAAGGAGACATTGGAGAATGCTGTGAACCCTACATGGTCATGAAAGAATCGGATTCCTCCAAG CACAAGGAGAAGCTGGATAAGCTGCGTCTGCAGGCAGAGCAGTCCTGCTGTCGTCTCGGTCATTTTCGCATGCCTTTTGCCTGGACAGCCATTCACCTCCTCAACATCGTCAGCAGCGTTGGGGGTCTGGATCGGTCTGACCCAGACTCTGACTCTG AACGAAAAAGTCATGGAACAtggaatgagagaaagaagaaggggTTTGAGCGGATGAGCATTGGGGACGACACGTGTAACTTTGCCACTTTCAGACCAGCTACGCTTACTGTCACCAACTTTTTCAAACAG GAGGGAGACAGACTAAGTGATGAGGACCTCTACAAGTTCCTGGCAGATATGCGCCGACCATCGTCTGTTCTGCGGAGACTGAGACCTGTCACAG CCCAGCTGAAGATCGATATCTCTCCAGCTCCGGACCTGCCTCATTACTGCCTGTCACCGGAGTTGCTTCATGTCAAACCTTACCCTGACCTGCGTGTACGTCCAACCAAAGAGGTGCAAGAGTTCCCTGCTCGCTATGTTTACACTCCACACACCACCTACAG GAATCTGCTATACATTTACCCACAAAGTCTGAACTTCAGCAGTCGCCAGGGCTCGGTGAGAAACATTGCTGTTAAGGCACAGTTCATGGCAGGAGAAGACCCCAGTCAAGCTTTACCG GTCATCTTTGGAAAATCGAGCTGTGCCGAGTTCCTGAAAGAGGCATACACGCCCGTCATCTACCATAACAA GTCCCCTGAGTTCTACgaggagatgaagatgaagattcCCGCCAATTTGACAGACAACCACCATCTACTGTTCACCTTCTACCACATCAGCTGCCAGCCCAAACAGAACACTCCTCTGGAGACCCCCGTGGGCTACACT TGGATCCCTCTGATGCAGCATGGCCGACTGCGCACAGGCTCCTTCAGTCTGCCCGTCTCAGTGGAAAAGCCTCCACCTAGCTACTCTGTGCTCACTCCTGAC GTTCAGCTCCCGGGCATGAAGTGGGTGGATAATCACAAAGGAGTGTTCAATGTTGAGGTGACAGCGGCTTCCTCGGTTCACACTCAG GATCCACACCTGGACAAGTTCTTCACTCTGGTGTATGTTCTGGAGGAGTATTCCTTCCCCTTCCGCCTGAAAGACGTCATCATAAATGAGGCGAACATGGAGGGCGAGCTGAAGGCCAGCATGGCTGCTCTAAGGGGGGCTCTGCTGGACACGTGTGTCAGGTTTTTGCATCAGCTGCTCAACAAGCTCATTCAGCTCATTGTCTACCCGCCAGTCATCGCAGGCCAAATTG TGAACCTGGGCCGTGCTGCTTTCGAAGCTATGGCTTTGTTGGTCAACCAGATGCACAAGAACCTGGAGGGTAGCCAGGATCAGCACGGCCGCAACAACCTGCTGGTGTCCTATATCCACTACTGCTTCCGCCTGCCCTCTGCTGAGCCTACACTGCCCCCAACAG GCACCCAGTCGTATGAGATGCCCATGCAGTATGCCACCTTATCAAGAGCAACAGCTCGTCCGAGTAGTCTGCTTTTGTCTCGCTCCAAGAGTATCAGCAACTCCAATCCTGACCTGGCCACCACACCAGTTTCACCTGACGAAGAGGTGCAAAGGATAATTGGGAGCAAA GGCATTGACCGCTCCCACTCCTGGGTAAACTCTTCTTATGCCCCTGGGGGCTCCAGATCTGTGCTACGCCGGAACCCCAACTCCAGCTGTGAGCTCAAGCAG GCAAACGACCGCACCTGCAATCGCATGTCTGCCTTTCTGGACAGCGTGGCCTTGTTTTCAGTTCCTACAAGGCAGATTACCAAGAAG CTTCTTCATGAGGAGCTGGCGTTACAGTGGGTGGTCAGCACCAGCACAGTGAGGGAAGCAGCACTGCAGCAGGCCTGGTATTTCTTTCAGCTCATG ACAAAGAGCATGGCCCATCACTTATTTCTGACCTCGAAACTGGACATTCCCAGGCGCCAGCGTTTCCCAGACCGATTTGTGGACGACATTGCTGCACTTGTGTGTGCCATCAGTGCAGACATTGCCGGCCGATACCACAAG gatgtGGAGCTCGTGGAGAGGTTGAACAGCAGTCTGGCCTTCTTCCTGAATGACCTGCTGTCTCTCATGGACCGGGGCTTCGTGTTCAACCTCATCCGTTCCTACTACAAACAG ATTGCCAACAAGCTCCACACGTCACAGAACCCCAGCTCTCTGAATGCACTGAGGATGGATTTTACTCGCATCGTCTGTAGCCATGAACACTACGTCATCCTCAACCTGCCGTGCTCAACTCTCAGCCCTccagcctccccctccccctcaacTTCCTCCACCACATCACAG AGTTCAGCATTTTCCAGCGTGGTGCAAGACCAAGGTGTGGCCACCATGTTTGAGCTCTCCGTCCCTTTTCGCCAGCAGCACTTCCTGTCTGGTTTGCTGCTAACTGAGCTCTCACTCATTCTTGATCCTGATGGAGAAGG GGTTTTCTTCCTTCATAAAAAGGCCATTAGTGCCGTTCACTCCCTTCTCTGCAGCCATGATGCAGACCCACGCCACAGTGACCCTCAGGTCAGAGCCCATGTAGCTCAGCTCTACCTACCGCTCATCCACATCGTCATGGAGACGTTGCATCAGCTCCACGACTTCTCAG ACTCCTCGCCTGCTCGGGTCCGCCATGCCCCAGCCCACGCTGACGATGCTGACCCAGACAGTAGCAACACTATCAGTCAGTCTGTTGCTATGGCAATTGCCGGCTCCCCTTTGCCGCATGCCAAATCCAACGCATTTGCAATGCCCACAGTG GCTGGGCGTCAGTCCAGCTCTCTGTCGGCCGAGTGTAGCAGGACTCTGCTGGTGTGTTTCCTGTGGGTGCTGAAGAATGCAGATGCAGCTCTCCTGGAGCGCTGGGTGTCTGATCTGTCTGTGTTACAAATCAACCGCCTGTTGGATCTGCTGCATCTCTGTGTCTCCTGCTTTGAATACAAG GGGAAGAAGGCCCTGGAGAGGATCAACAGCCTAACGTTTAAGAAGTCTCAGGACATGAAAGCCCGACTGGAGGAGGCCATACTGGGCACCATTGGGGCTCGTCAGGAGATGGTCCGCCGCTGCAGAG AGAGGAGTCCCTACGGCAGCCAAGAAAACGTTAGGTGGAGGAAGAATGTCACTCACTGGAGACAAAATACAGACAGAGTTGATAA GACTAAAGCTGAGATGGAGCAGGAGTCTGTGGTGGATGGAAACTTGGCTACTGAGGTCTCTCTGATCGTATTGGACACACTGGAGATTATAGTGAAG ACTGTGGTGGCGTCAGAGCTGAAGGAAAGTGTTTTAGGCGGGGTTCTCCGAGTGCTTCTTCACAGCATGGCAGGTAACCAGAGTGCCCTCTTCCTGCAGCACTGCTTCACTACACAGAGAGCTCTGGTTTTCAAG TTCCCAGAGATGCTGTTTGAAGAAGACACTGAACTTTGTGCAGACCTGTGCCTGCGTCTCCTTCGTCACTGCAGCAGTAGTGTCGGTTCTGTCAGAAGTCACGCCTCTGCCTCGCTTTACCTGCTCATGAGGCAGAACTTTGAGATTGGAAAT AACTTTGCACGAGTAAAGATGCAGGTCACCATGTCTCTGTCTTCACTGGTGGGAACGTCGCAGAACTTTAATGAGGAACATCTGCGTCGGTCACTGAAGACGATCCTAACATACGCTGAAGAGGACCTGGAGCTGCGCGACACGCCCTTCCCAGAGCAG GTCCAGGATCTGGTGTTCAACCTGCACATGATTCTTACCGACACTGTGAAGATGAAAGAGCATCAACAGGATCCAGAGATGCTCATTGACTTAATGTACAG GATTGCTAAGGGCTACCAGAACTCTCCTGACCTACGTCTCACGTGGCTCCAGAACATGGCAGGAAAACACTCTGAGAGAGGGAACCACGCCGAGGCTGCCCACTGCCTCGTCCACAGTGCCGCTCTAGTGGCAGAATACCTCAACATGCTGGAGGATTGCCGATATCTGCCAATTGGTTGTGTCACATTTCAG AACATTTCATCCAACGTCCTGGAGGAGTCAGCAGTATCGGATGATGTCCTGTCTCCGGAGGAGGAGGGGATTTGTGCTGGGAAGTACTTCAGCGAGTCTGGCCTGGTGGGCCTCCTGGAGCAAGCAGCTGCGTCTTTTAACATG GCAGCCATGTATGAGGCCATAAATGAAGTGTACAAGATTCTGCTGCCCATCCATGAAGCCAACAGGGAATTCAAAAAGCTGGCAACTGTCCACGGGAAACTGCAGGACGCCTTCAACAAAGTCTACAACCAA AGTTCAGGATGGGAG AGAATGTTTGGCACATACTTCCGGGTTGGTTTCTATGGCTGTCGTTTTGGAGACCTGGATGAACAAGAGTTTGTTTACAAGGAACCATCGATCACCAAATTAGCCGAGATCTCCCACAGACTTGAG GAATTCTACTCAGAGAGGTTTGGGGATGAGGTGGCTGAAATTATCAAGGACTCAAACCCAGTGGACAAAACCAAGCTAGATCCCAACAAG gCCTACGTCCAGATCACCTACGTTGAGCCGTACTTCGACACATATGAGCTGAAGGAAAGAATCACCTACTTTGACAAGAACTACAATCTGCGTACCTTCATGTACTGTACTCCCTTCACTTTGGACGGTCGGGCCCACGGCGACCTGCACGAGCAGTACAAACGCAAAACCATTCTGACCACGTCTCATGCCTTCCCTTACATCAAGACACGCATCAACGTTATCCACAAGGAGGAG ATCATTCTCGTCCCCATGGAGGTGGCCATTGAAGACATGCAGAAAAAGACTCAGGAGCTCGCCTTCGCCACTAACCAAGACCCTGCGGACtccaagatgctgcagatggtCTTGCAGGGCTGCGTGGGCACCACTGTCAACCAG GGCCCCCTTGAGGTGGCGCAGgtctttctctctgacattCCTAATGACCCAAAGCTGTTTCGACATCACAACAAACTGCGCCTATGCTTTAAAGACTTTACTAAGAG GTGTGAGGATGCCCTGAGGAAGAACAAGGCCCTGATTGGTCCAGATCAGAAGGAGTACcacagagagctggagaggaacTACAATAAACTGAAAGAAGCTCTGGGTCCTCTCATCAACCGCAAGATCCCCCAGCTATATAGAACCCTGCCAGCTCAGTCTACGCAAACACAACG GAACTCCTACAGTAGGTCCAGTCTCCGGTGA